One genomic segment of Actinomycetota bacterium includes these proteins:
- a CDS encoding tryptophanase — MSGRRQSWAEPWKIKVVEPVRVTTPQERSAALEVAGWNTFLLRSTDVYIDLLTDSGTNAMSAQQWAAMMLGDEAYAGSVNFYHLEEAVQDVYGYPYIVPTHQGRAAEHIISRILIRPGHVVPGNMYFTTTRMHQELAGGTFVDVIIDEAHDPASEHPFKGNIDLDKLHAVIREYGAERIPYVSLAGTVNMAGGQPISVENVAAVREMCNRHGIALYLDKTRIAENAWFIRQREPGYADRSVRDIVREICSLTDGAWMSSKKDHLVNIGGYLALRDERILEEARNLCVVYEGLHTYGGMAGRDMEAIARGVYESVDEAHLHARVGQVAYLGERLQTEGVPIVAPIGGHAVFLNARAFLSHLPQDEFPAQRLTGE, encoded by the coding sequence GAACGCTCTGCGGCGCTTGAGGTCGCGGGCTGGAACACGTTCCTGCTGCGCAGTACCGATGTCTACATCGACTTGCTCACCGACAGCGGGACGAACGCGATGTCTGCGCAACAGTGGGCCGCGATGATGCTCGGCGACGAGGCTTACGCGGGCAGTGTGAACTTCTATCACTTGGAGGAAGCGGTCCAAGACGTGTACGGGTATCCGTACATCGTCCCGACACACCAAGGGCGCGCGGCTGAGCACATCATCAGCCGGATCTTGATCCGACCCGGGCATGTTGTCCCGGGGAACATGTACTTCACCACCACGCGGATGCACCAAGAACTGGCCGGCGGCACCTTCGTAGACGTGATCATCGACGAGGCGCACGATCCCGCCAGCGAACACCCGTTCAAGGGAAACATCGACCTCGACAAGTTGCACGCAGTCATTCGCGAGTACGGGGCCGAACGCATCCCGTACGTTTCGCTTGCCGGAACGGTGAACATGGCGGGAGGTCAGCCGATCAGTGTCGAGAACGTGGCGGCCGTCCGAGAGATGTGCAACCGGCACGGGATCGCCCTGTACTTGGATAAGACACGGATCGCCGAGAACGCTTGGTTCATCAGGCAGCGTGAACCCGGCTATGCGGACCGAAGTGTTCGCGACATCGTTCGCGAAATCTGCTCGCTCACCGACGGCGCATGGATGAGTTCGAAGAAGGACCACCTCGTGAACATCGGCGGGTATCTCGCTCTTCGCGACGAGCGGATATTGGAGGAAGCGCGGAACTTGTGTGTCGTGTACGAGGGGTTGCACACCTACGGCGGTATGGCCGGACGCGACATGGAGGCCATCGCGCGGGGTGTTTACGAATCGGTCGATGAGGCGCACTTGCATGCGCGCGTCGGGCAGGTCGCGTACTTAGGGGAGCGGCTGCAGACAGAGGGTGTTCCGATTGTCGCTCCGATCGGGGGACACGCGGTGTTTTTGAACGCCAGGGCATTTCTGTCTCATCTGCCGCAAGACGAGTTCCCGGCTCAGCGGCTGACGGGGGAGAT